One genomic segment of Streptococcus salivarius includes these proteins:
- the ptsP gene encoding phosphoenolpyruvate--protein phosphotransferase, translating to MTEMLKGIAASDGVAVAKAYLLVQPDLSFETVTVEDTSAEEARLDAALAASQDELSVIREKAVESLGEEAAAVFDAHLMVLADPEMTGQIKETIRAKQVNAEAALTEVTDMFIAIFEGMEDNPYMQERAADIRDVTKRVLANLLGKKLPNPATINEESIVVAHDLTPSDTAQLNKKYVKAFVTNIGGRTSHSAIMARTLEIAAVLGTNNITELVKDGDILAVSGITGEVVINPTEEQIAEFKAAGEAYAKQKAEWALLKDAQTVTADGKHFELAANIGTPKDVEGVNDNGAEAVGLYRTEFLYMDSQDFPTEDDQYEAYKAVLEGMNGKPVVVRTMDIGGDKELPYFDLPKEMNPFLGYRALRISISETGNQMFRTQLRALLRASVHGKLRIMFPMVALLTEFRTAKGILEEEKAKLVAEGVAVADDIEVGIMIEIPAAAMLADQFAKEVDFFSIGTNDLIQYTMAADRMNEQVSYLYQPYNPSILRLINNVIKAAHAEGKWAGMCGEMAGDQTAVPLLVGMGLDEFSMSATSVLRTRSLMKKLDTAKMEEYANRALTECSTMEEVLELSKEYVNVD from the coding sequence ATGACAGAAATGCTTAAAGGAATCGCAGCATCTGATGGTGTTGCAGTTGCTAAGGCATATCTGCTTGTTCAACCGGACTTGTCATTTGAAACTGTAACAGTTGAAGATACAAGTGCAGAAGAGGCTCGTCTAGATGCTGCTCTAGCGGCGTCACAAGACGAGCTTTCTGTTATCCGTGAAAAAGCAGTTGAAAGCCTTGGTGAAGAAGCGGCAGCCGTTTTTGATGCTCACTTGATGGTTCTTGCTGACCCAGAAATGACTGGTCAAATTAAAGAAACTATCCGTGCTAAACAAGTTAATGCTGAAGCTGCTTTGACAGAAGTAACAGACATGTTTATCGCTATTTTTGAAGGTATGGAAGACAACCCATACATGCAAGAACGTGCAGCGGATATTCGTGACGTTACAAAACGTGTGCTTGCTAACTTGCTTGGTAAAAAATTGCCTAACCCAGCAACAATCAACGAAGAATCAATCGTTGTTGCTCATGACTTGACACCATCTGATACAGCTCAGTTGAACAAAAAGTACGTAAAAGCTTTTGTTACTAATATCGGTGGACGTACAAGTCACTCTGCAATCATGGCTCGTACACTTGAAATCGCAGCCGTTCTTGGTACAAATAACATCACAGAACTTGTCAAAGATGGCGACATTTTGGCGGTTTCAGGTATTACTGGTGAAGTTGTTATCAACCCAACTGAAGAGCAAATTGCTGAGTTTAAAGCAGCTGGTGAAGCTTACGCTAAACAAAAAGCTGAATGGGCTCTCCTTAAAGATGCTCAAACAGTTACTGCTGATGGAAAACATTTCGAATTGGCTGCTAACATCGGTACACCTAAAGACGTTGAAGGTGTAAATGATAACGGTGCAGAAGCAGTTGGTCTTTATCGTACGGAATTCTTGTATATGGATTCTCAAGACTTCCCAACTGAAGATGACCAATATGAAGCATACAAAGCAGTTCTTGAAGGTATGAACGGTAAACCTGTTGTCGTTCGTACAATGGATATCGGTGGGGATAAAGAACTCCCTTACTTCGATCTTCCTAAAGAAATGAACCCATTCTTGGGTTACCGTGCTTTGCGTATTTCTATCTCTGAAACTGGTAACCAAATGTTCCGTACACAATTGCGTGCCTTGCTTCGTGCATCTGTTCACGGTAAATTGCGTATCATGTTCCCAATGGTTGCTTTGTTGACTGAGTTCCGTACTGCTAAAGGTATTCTTGAAGAAGAAAAAGCTAAATTGGTTGCTGAAGGTGTTGCCGTTGCAGACGATATCGAAGTAGGTATCATGATTGAAATCCCTGCTGCAGCTATGCTTGCTGACCAATTTGCTAAAGAAGTTGATTTCTTCTCAATTGGTACAAACGACCTTATCCAATACACTATGGCTGCTGACCGTATGAACGAACAAGTTTCATACCTTTACCAACCATATAACCCATCAATCCTTCGTTTGATTAACAATGTTATCAAAGCGGCTCACGCTGAAGGTAAATGGGCTGGTATGTGTGGTGAAATGGCCGGTGACCAAACTGCTGTTCCACTTCTTGTCGGAATGGGCTTGGATGAGTTCTCAATGTCAGCGACATCTGTTCTTCGTACACGTAGCTTGATGAAGAAACTTGACACAGCTAAAATGGAAGAATATGCTAACCGTGCGCTTACTGAATGTTCAACAATGGAAGAAGTTCTTGAACTTTCAAAAGAATACGTTAACGTAGACTAA
- a CDS encoding phosphocarrier protein HPr encodes MASKDFHIVAETGIHARPATLLVQTASKFASDITLDYKGKAVNLKSIMGVMSLGVGQGADVTISAEGADADDAIVAIAETMTKEGLA; translated from the coding sequence ATGGCTTCTAAAGATTTCCACATTGTTGCAGAAACAGGTATCCACGCACGTCCAGCTACTTTGCTTGTTCAAACAGCTAGCAAATTTGCTTCAGATATCACTCTTGACTACAAAGGTAAAGCAGTTAACCTTAAATCTATCATGGGTGTTATGAGCCTTGGTGTTGGTCAAGGTGCTGACGTAACTATCTCTGCAGAAGGTGCTGATGCTGATGACGCAATCGTAGCAATCGCAGAAACAATGACAAAAGAAGGATTGGCATAA
- a CDS encoding IS30-like element IS1139 family transposase: protein MSTNYSTTNQSYKHLSEAERGEIEAYLSVGLKPAEIARRLGRNRSTITREINRGSITQVKKVNGQKVYYQHYYADAAHNRYRHAREASYYLKLDSVSDDFLRAFTEAMREKPRVHSVDTFVHTYRLQHVDAVVPSTKTLYNYIHQGLLEIKVIDLPRAVRIRKKFTKRPSTKKHLGKSIEERPEEINNRSRFGDWEIDSVLGGKTIGEPSILTLVERQTRYAVTKKLVEKKAEYVNQAVLECMKLYPIKSITADNGNEFSSLSKIEGLDVYFAHAYSSYERGTNENFNGLLREFIPKGCSLKELNQNLLEDYTKAINERPRRIHGYQSAKKLFELTQTA from the coding sequence ATGTCCACTAATTATTCTACCACAAATCAATCATACAAGCACTTATCTGAAGCTGAGCGAGGGGAAATTGAAGCTTATTTAAGCGTAGGACTCAAACCTGCTGAGATTGCTCGTAGACTAGGGAGAAATCGCTCTACTATTACTCGTGAAATTAATCGTGGTTCCATAACACAAGTGAAAAAAGTAAATGGGCAAAAGGTCTATTACCAACACTATTATGCAGATGCTGCTCATAACCGTTATCGTCATGCTAGAGAAGCCAGCTATTATTTGAAACTGGATTCCGTATCGGATGACTTTCTGAGAGCATTTACAGAAGCAATGAGAGAGAAACCAAGGGTGCATAGCGTGGATACCTTTGTTCATACCTATAGACTCCAACATGTAGATGCAGTTGTTCCTTCAACCAAGACGCTCTATAACTATATCCATCAAGGATTGTTAGAGATTAAGGTCATTGATTTGCCAAGAGCAGTGCGGATCCGTAAGAAATTTACCAAGCGCCCCTCTACCAAGAAACATCTAGGAAAGTCAATTGAAGAAAGGCCAGAAGAAATCAATAATCGTTCCCGTTTTGGAGATTGGGAAATCGATTCTGTTCTGGGTGGAAAGACAATAGGAGAACCTTCTATTCTAACCTTGGTAGAACGACAAACACGCTATGCTGTCACAAAGAAACTCGTGGAAAAGAAAGCAGAGTATGTCAATCAAGCAGTCTTAGAGTGTATGAAACTTTATCCCATTAAGTCCATAACTGCAGATAATGGAAACGAATTTTCATCATTGAGTAAGATAGAGGGATTAGATGTTTATTTTGCACATGCCTATTCATCTTATGAACGAGGTACAAATGAGAATTTCAATGGACTACTAAGAGAGTTCATTCCGAAGGGGTGTTCGTTAAAAGAACTAAATCAGAATCTTTTAGAGGACTATACAAAGGCTATCAATGAAAGACCTAGACGAATTCATGGCTATCAGTCCGCAAAAAAGCTGTTTGAGCTAACTCAAACAGCTTGA